TTACGCCAGGTGCGAATTAGCTCTAACAATTCGGCCTGCGAAAATTTCGTGAGCTTCGTTAACTGCTCTCCGGCCTTTGCGTTCATTGGACGCACGATTGTCGCTTCCTTGGCTCCGGGTCGAATGCGCAGAAAGACGCCGTGCTGCCGCCTGGGCCCTGGCTCGGACGGAATCGAAGCCATGCGTAATTCGCCATCTGGCTTCATGTGTGGAACCGCGTAGACGGAGCATTGGCCGTCCTTGAGCAGTTCTCTGACGATATCCTTTACTAGCTCAGACTGACTTGAATTGAATTCAATACCATGCACATTCGGCACTGAAGCATACCTCCTATTCACTACTATTTAATGCTATAGATCGATCGCTAAATAAGTTGTAAGGCTATAGTTTGCGAGATAGAAAATCCTGTCTTCGATCACCTCGAACCTGCCCCGAAATTGTTGCCTCAGAGAGGGTGAATATCCGGCCTTCAATGTGCGATGAAGCGAGATTGAGCGAAATCCCTGGCTTCGCTTCACAGTACAAACGTACCGAACGATGGAGCGCGAGACGAATGAGGATGGTTTCGAGGCAGCCCGGTGCGTGCTCCGAGCATTGCACGAATTGGCGAGACTTGGGGGTTGCTCGTTTTGGAGTCAGGACTGCAGCCGGTTAGACCGACGGCACGATCACCAATGTATCGATGGTTGGAGGAGGCTCGATCTCTGGCAGCGCACCGTGGGCATAGCGGCCTTCCGCCACATCGACCAGGACACGATTGGAGGTATCTTCGGTGCGCGTTGAGTTGATATGCAGCTTGCGGACGGCCTGCATGACAGTGGTAGAAAGTAGAAACTTATTCTCTATCTTGAGTCCTGCACGATAGACCAGCTCAGATCGCATCTATACCTCGACTTGCGCTTCAACTTCGCGCCTTCATCTGTGGTTGCGGAGAGTTTATTGCAAGTGCCGGAGTTAACCGACGCGAAAAACAAATGGGTTGCGCTGACTTTGGAAAGAGA
The sequence above is a segment of the Acidicapsa acidisoli genome. Coding sequences within it:
- a CDS encoding CRISPR-associated protein Cas5 produces the protein MPNVHGIEFNSSQSELVKDIVRELLKDGQCSVYAVPHMKPDGELRMASIPSEPGPRRQHGVFLRIRPGAKEATIVRPMNAKAGEQLTKLTKFSQAELLELIRTWRKQTMPA
- a CDS encoding DNA-directed RNA polymerase subunit omega — encoded protein: MRSELVYRAGLKIENKFLLSTTVMQAVRKLHINSTRTEDTSNRVLVDVAEGRYAHGALPEIEPPPTIDTLVIVPSV